Proteins found in one Helicobacter kayseriensis genomic segment:
- a CDS encoding molybdopterin synthase catalytic subunit: MLELYKNALPTQQIYLQWEELAKKNNFGAFCIFCGIVRDENQINGLSFDIYEPLLKEWFSQWEKIAQQQNMIVCMAHSVGDVLLGESSYMSAILSSNRKNALELYAEFVEDFKRNAPIWKYDLIGQKRIYAQNRSYALRGSGILADKS, from the coding sequence ATGCTAGAACTTTATAAAAATGCTCTACCTACACAGCAAATTTATCTACAGTGGGAAGAGCTTGCCAAAAAAAACAATTTTGGAGCTTTCTGTATTTTTTGCGGAATTGTCCGCGATGAAAATCAAATCAATGGCCTCAGCTTTGATATATATGAACCCCTTTTGAAGGAGTGGTTTTCACAATGGGAAAAAATCGCCCAACAACAAAATATGATTGTATGTATGGCTCATTCGGTGGGTGATGTATTGCTTGGGGAAAGCTCTTATATGAGCGCGATCCTCTCCTCTAATCGAAAAAATGCCCTAGAACTATATGCGGAATTTGTTGAGGATTTCAAACGCAATGCTCCCATTTGGAAATATGATCTAATAGGCCAAAAAAGAATTTATGCACAAAATCGTAGTTATGCCCTAAGAGGAAGTGGCATATTGGCAGATAAATCTTAA
- the era gene encoding GTPase Era, with protein sequence MSSRSGFVAVLGRPNAGKSTFLNFLCGENLALVSHKANATRKRMNFIITHQCANQEKAQIIFVDTPGIHKQEKLLNQFMLQEALKAMGDCDLNLFLSPVYDDLKYYKEFLALCNNKPHILLLSQCDKVSKQEVLEKISEYQKFQDKFLALIPIECKEYFDFSPLLEEIIRHLPYSPFLYDEEIMTTSNMREIYKEIIRESLFEKLSDEIPYESDVVIERFAEEAHINRVFAKIIVEKESQKAMIIGKNASTIKRIGKNAREKIEMIEKKKIFLKLNVFAQKNWSKTKEGLKKIGYDFDF encoded by the coding sequence ATGAGTTCAAGATCCGGTTTTGTTGCAGTATTGGGTCGTCCAAATGCAGGAAAATCAACATTTTTGAACTTTCTTTGTGGAGAAAACCTAGCACTTGTCTCACATAAGGCCAATGCTACACGCAAGAGAATGAATTTTATTATCACACATCAGTGTGCCAATCAAGAGAAAGCCCAAATTATTTTTGTGGATACTCCAGGAATACATAAACAAGAAAAACTTCTTAATCAATTTATGCTTCAAGAAGCTCTTAAGGCAATGGGGGATTGTGATCTTAATCTTTTTCTTTCCCCTGTTTATGATGACTTAAAATATTACAAGGAATTTCTTGCACTATGCAACAATAAACCCCATATTCTTTTACTCAGCCAGTGTGACAAGGTTTCCAAACAAGAAGTTTTGGAGAAAATTTCTGAGTATCAAAAGTTTCAAGATAAATTCTTAGCACTTATTCCAATAGAGTGCAAAGAATATTTTGATTTTTCTCCATTATTGGAAGAAATTATTCGGCATCTACCCTATTCTCCTTTTCTTTATGATGAAGAGATTATGACAACAAGCAATATGCGTGAGATTTATAAGGAAATTATCCGAGAAAGCTTGTTTGAGAAATTAAGCGATGAAATCCCTTATGAAAGTGATGTGGTGATCGAACGATTTGCAGAAGAAGCACACATTAACCGAGTGTTTGCAAAAATTATTGTTGAAAAAGAAAGTCAAAAAGCCATGATTATTGGCAAAAATGCTTCAACCATCAAGCGCATTGGAAAAAATGCACGAGAAAAAATTGAAATGATTGAAAAAAAGAAGATTTTTCTAAAGCTTAATGTCTTTGCGCAAAAAAATTGGAGCAAAACTAAAGAGGGGCTTAAAAAAATTGGATACGATTTTGACTTCTAA
- the hslV gene encoding ATP-dependent protease subunit HslV — protein sequence MFEATTILGYCGEYEGKRYAVIGGDGQVTFGNCVLKGNATKIRTLYNGEVLSGFAGSTADAFQLFDMFERILEGKKGDLLKSIIEFSKEWRKDKYLRRLEAMMIVLNKEKIYILSGTGDVVEPEDGRIAAIGSGGNYALSSARALDRFCNLHPKELVQQSLQIAGELCIYTNTNIKILELN from the coding sequence ATGTTTGAGGCAACAACTATTTTAGGGTATTGTGGAGAATATGAAGGCAAGAGGTATGCAGTTATTGGGGGAGATGGACAAGTTACTTTTGGCAATTGTGTTCTCAAGGGCAATGCTACAAAGATTCGCACACTTTATAATGGAGAGGTTTTGAGTGGATTTGCAGGGAGCACAGCCGATGCTTTCCAGCTTTTTGATATGTTTGAAAGAATCTTAGAGGGGAAAAAGGGAGATTTATTAAAGAGTATTATTGAGTTTAGTAAAGAATGGCGTAAAGATAAATATTTGCGCAGACTAGAGGCAATGATGATTGTGCTTAATAAAGAAAAAATTTATATTCTTAGCGGAACGGGAGATGTTGTCGAACCTGAAGATGGAAGGATTGCAGCAATTGGAAGTGGTGGCAATTATGCTTTGAGTTCTGCTCGTGCCCTTGATCGCTTTTGCAATCTTCATCCCAAAGAACTCGTGCAACAATCTCTTCAAATTGCCGGAGAGCTTTGTATCTATACAAATACAAATATCAAAATTTTGGAGCTAAATTAA
- the hslU gene encoding HslU--HslV peptidase ATPase subunit, protein MQENEFQALTPPQIVEYLDEYIIGQKEAKKTIAIALRNRYRRFLLSKELQEEITPKNILMIGSTGVGKTEIARRMAKMLKLPFIKVEASKYTEVGFVGRDVESMIRDLVNTSYALVQKEFQEENLEQIEDYIITKITKKLLPPLPSGATEEKKNDYENSFIGMKQKVKNGDMDHLKIEIEINKKSDFSDFGLPPELSKAQESIVKIIAPNQSVKKEVTIKEAKELLHSEALENSLDQEAIKIEALKRAENGGIVFIDEIDKIALSNKDSSRSDPSKEGVQRDLLPIVEGSNVQTKLGQIKTDHILFIAAGAFHFSKPSDLIPELQGRFPLRVELSNLTQEAMFQILTKTKNSILKQYQALLEIEGVKLVFEDEAILELAKLSIYANQKTEDIGARRLHTTIEKVLEEISFNAHDHKGETITVTADLVREKLAHLVENVDLARYIL, encoded by the coding sequence ATGCAAGAAAATGAATTTCAAGCACTAACACCCCCTCAAATTGTGGAATATCTTGATGAGTATATCATTGGGCAAAAGGAGGCAAAAAAAACAATTGCGATTGCTCTGCGAAATCGTTATAGACGCTTTCTCCTTTCAAAAGAATTGCAAGAAGAAATTACACCCAAAAACATTCTAATGATTGGTTCTACTGGGGTTGGAAAAACAGAAATTGCAAGACGTATGGCAAAAATGCTCAAATTACCTTTTATTAAGGTTGAGGCAAGTAAATATACTGAAGTGGGTTTTGTTGGACGCGATGTTGAATCAATGATTAGAGATTTGGTCAATACATCATATGCACTTGTTCAAAAGGAGTTTCAGGAAGAAAACTTGGAGCAAATAGAAGACTATATCATTACAAAGATCACCAAAAAACTCCTCCCCCCTCTTCCAAGTGGAGCCACTGAGGAGAAGAAAAATGACTATGAAAATAGTTTTATAGGTATGAAGCAAAAAGTTAAAAATGGCGATATGGATCATTTGAAAATTGAAATTGAAATCAACAAAAAAAGTGATTTCTCTGATTTTGGGCTTCCACCAGAACTTTCAAAGGCCCAAGAATCAATTGTTAAGATTATTGCCCCCAATCAGAGTGTTAAAAAAGAAGTTACGATTAAAGAAGCCAAAGAGCTTTTGCACTCTGAGGCTTTAGAAAATAGCCTTGATCAAGAGGCAATCAAGATAGAGGCGCTCAAAAGAGCGGAAAATGGAGGAATTGTTTTTATTGATGAAATTGATAAAATTGCTTTAAGCAATAAAGATTCTTCTAGAAGTGATCCCAGCAAAGAAGGAGTTCAAAGAGATCTTCTTCCTATCGTTGAAGGAAGTAATGTTCAAACAAAATTAGGACAAATTAAAACAGATCATATTCTTTTTATTGCTGCAGGAGCCTTTCATTTTAGTAAGCCAAGTGATTTGATTCCAGAATTGCAAGGAAGATTTCCACTAAGGGTTGAGCTCTCAAACCTAACGCAAGAAGCAATGTTTCAGATTCTGACAAAAACCAAAAATTCAATCCTAAAGCAATATCAAGCACTCTTGGAAATAGAAGGCGTGAAGCTTGTTTTTGAAGATGAAGCTATCTTAGAACTTGCAAAACTCTCTATTTATGCCAACCAAAAAACAGAAGATATTGGAGCGCGACGGTTGCATACGACGATTGAAAAAGTGCTTGAAGAGATTAGCTTCAATGCACACGATCACAAAGGGGAAACAATCACAGTGACTGCAGATTTGGTTCGTGAAAAACTTGCCCACCTAGTTGAGAATGTTGATTTGGCAAGGTATATCTTATGA
- the rplI gene encoding 50S ribosomal protein L9, protein MKVLLLEDIKSLGKSGDVVEVKDGYGQNFLIAKGKAKLATNEVINRYKAEQRNKEEKLALEQAQREALAKELEKINLVIHKKCGETGALFGAITKEEIALALQENHRLEVDKKHIEIDSPIKHVGEYKISSNLGHGIHAHFTLTVKGE, encoded by the coding sequence ATGAAGGTTTTATTACTTGAAGATATTAAATCTCTAGGAAAAAGTGGGGATGTGGTTGAAGTCAAAGATGGATATGGACAAAATTTTCTTATTGCAAAAGGCAAGGCAAAGCTTGCTACAAATGAGGTCATCAATCGCTATAAGGCAGAGCAACGCAACAAAGAAGAAAAGCTAGCTTTAGAGCAAGCCCAAAGAGAGGCTCTGGCAAAAGAATTGGAGAAAATCAATTTGGTTATCCATAAAAAATGCGGAGAAACAGGAGCACTTTTTGGGGCAATTACAAAAGAAGAAATCGCTTTAGCATTGCAAGAAAATCATCGCTTAGAAGTCGATAAAAAACACATAGAGATTGATTCTCCAATCAAGCATGTAGGGGAGTATAAAATCTCTTCTAATCTTGGGCATGGAATCCATGCTCATTTTACTCTTACTGTGAAAGGCGAATAA
- the mog gene encoding molybdopterin adenylyltransferase, translated as MTKIGIVTASDRASAGIYEDLSGKAIIEVLGEFIASEWEYIYEVIPDTQEEIEKTLIKMCDTHQCDLVVTTGGTGPAPRDVTPEATESVCEKMMPGFGELMRSVSLKYVPTAILSRQTAGIRGKSLIVNLPGKPKSIRECLEAVFPAIPYCVDLIGGSYIEGNAEKIQVFRPKSS; from the coding sequence ATGACAAAAATTGGTATTGTTACTGCAAGCGATCGCGCAAGCGCTGGAATTTATGAGGATCTTTCAGGAAAGGCAATCATTGAGGTTTTAGGAGAGTTTATCGCTTCAGAATGGGAATATATATATGAAGTGATTCCAGACACTCAAGAAGAGATTGAAAAAACACTCATCAAAATGTGCGATACGCATCAATGCGATTTGGTAGTCACCACTGGAGGAACAGGTCCTGCACCAAGAGATGTTACACCAGAGGCAACAGAATCGGTGTGCGAAAAGATGATGCCAGGGTTTGGAGAACTGATGCGAAGTGTCAGTCTTAAATATGTCCCAACAGCTATTCTTTCAAGACAAACCGCGGGCATTAGAGGAAAAAGCTTGATTGTCAATCTTCCTGGGAAGCCTAAGAGCATTAGAGAATGCCTAGAAGCCGTTTTTCCAGCAATCCCTTATTGTGTTGATTTGATTGGAGGAAGCTATATTGAAGGAAATGCAGAGAAAATTCAAGTTTTCCGTCCCAAATCTTCATAA